One segment of Anatilimnocola aggregata DNA contains the following:
- the dapB gene encoding 4-hydroxy-tetrahydrodipicolinate reductase encodes MITNIAIHGAAGRMGRRLVALGSVDPELRIVAAVEYPQHPEMGKDAGLLAGVNALGVPLTGSLHGDVQAVIDFSVPEGASNIIDACLSRKVPLVMATTGLANDIKARLNAASNEIPIVWSPSMSTTVNLAMKLVATAGMVLKNTSSGVDVEIIERHHRFKEDSPSGTALKFGEIVAATMGQTEHRHGRDGAVGKRPLNEIGYHAVRTGDNPGEHTIIFGLLGETLEINVKASNRDCYALGALQAAKFAAQQKPGMYNMYDVLGL; translated from the coding sequence ATGATTACCAACATTGCCATTCACGGTGCCGCAGGTCGCATGGGACGCAGGCTCGTCGCGCTCGGCAGCGTCGATCCCGAACTAAGAATCGTCGCCGCGGTGGAGTATCCCCAGCATCCTGAGATGGGTAAAGACGCGGGTTTGCTCGCCGGCGTGAATGCGCTGGGCGTTCCTCTGACTGGCTCCTTGCACGGCGACGTGCAGGCTGTGATCGACTTCTCGGTCCCCGAAGGGGCGAGCAACATCATCGATGCCTGCCTTAGCCGCAAGGTTCCGCTGGTGATGGCGACGACCGGACTGGCGAACGACATCAAAGCCCGGCTGAATGCCGCGTCGAACGAAATTCCTATCGTCTGGTCGCCGAGCATGAGCACTACAGTAAATCTGGCCATGAAACTCGTCGCTACCGCCGGCATGGTACTGAAGAACACTAGCAGCGGCGTCGATGTCGAAATCATCGAGCGGCATCACCGCTTCAAGGAAGACTCGCCCAGCGGGACGGCTCTTAAGTTCGGCGAGATTGTCGCCGCCACGATGGGACAGACCGAGCATCGCCACGGCCGCGATGGCGCCGTCGGCAAGCGACCACTCAACGAAATCGGTTATCACGCGGTGCGCACCGGCGACAACCCGGGCGAGCACACCATCATCTTCGGCCTGCTCGGCGAAACGCTGGAGATCAACGTCAAAGCTTCGAACCGCGATTGCTACGCTCTCGGCGCGCTGCAGGCCGCCAAGTTTGCTGCCCAGCAAAAGCCCGGCATGTACAACATGTACGACGTGTTGGGACTGTAA
- the thrC gene encoding threonine synthase, whose translation MPLNDFAYQRCLNHQCGYTCGPEEARTACPKCGDLLDVLYDWNRSKPPSSLKYFEEMWSRRNEPLRFSGIYRFHELLPFAKPETVVTVGEGQTLLQQSDFVGTYVGMKPGRLYLQYEGMNPSGSFKDNGMSAAFTHAHAIGAKRAACASTGNTSASLAMYCAATRLMKAVIFIGSGKISYGKLSQALDYGALTVQIAGDFDDAMARVQEISRDLGIYLVNSVNPFRLEGQKSIMFRVLEALRWEVPDWIVVPGGNLGNSSAFGKAFMELKELGLIDRVPRLAVINASGADTLFELFEHRGLRWNGGRANMSIVDHYYQELDQLGRKASTIASAIEINRPVNLRKCLRALEFCDGVVRQVTDQEMLDAKAKVGAGGFGCEPASAASVAGARLLRDQGIIGSDERVVCILTGHQLKDPTATVAYHTTDQEQFNKVLGSRGVKRASFANRAVAVPNDLGEIIKAIQLYS comes from the coding sequence GTGCCTCTCAACGATTTTGCCTATCAGCGGTGCTTGAACCACCAGTGCGGCTACACCTGCGGACCCGAAGAGGCCCGCACCGCGTGCCCCAAGTGTGGCGACCTGCTCGACGTGCTGTACGACTGGAATCGCTCGAAGCCACCATCGTCGCTGAAGTACTTCGAAGAGATGTGGTCGCGCCGCAATGAGCCCTTGCGGTTCAGTGGCATCTATCGCTTTCATGAACTGCTGCCATTTGCCAAACCCGAGACGGTCGTCACCGTCGGCGAAGGGCAAACCCTGTTGCAACAAAGCGATTTCGTCGGCACCTATGTCGGCATGAAACCGGGGCGCTTGTACTTGCAGTACGAAGGGATGAATCCTTCGGGCAGCTTTAAAGACAACGGCATGAGCGCCGCCTTCACGCATGCGCATGCCATTGGTGCGAAGCGGGCCGCCTGTGCATCGACGGGCAACACGAGCGCATCGCTGGCCATGTACTGTGCTGCGACGCGCCTGATGAAAGCGGTCATCTTCATCGGTAGCGGCAAGATCTCGTACGGCAAGCTTTCGCAAGCGCTCGACTATGGCGCACTCACCGTGCAAATCGCCGGCGACTTCGACGACGCGATGGCCCGCGTGCAAGAGATTTCGCGCGACCTGGGCATCTACCTGGTTAACAGCGTGAATCCCTTCCGCCTCGAAGGTCAGAAGTCGATCATGTTCCGCGTGCTCGAAGCGCTGCGCTGGGAAGTGCCCGATTGGATCGTCGTTCCTGGTGGCAATCTCGGCAACAGCAGCGCCTTCGGCAAAGCCTTCATGGAGTTGAAGGAACTCGGACTGATCGACCGCGTGCCACGCCTGGCAGTGATTAACGCCTCCGGCGCCGATACGCTGTTCGAACTCTTCGAGCATCGCGGACTGCGGTGGAATGGCGGCCGCGCGAACATGAGCATTGTCGATCATTACTATCAAGAACTCGATCAACTGGGGCGCAAGGCGTCGACCATCGCCAGCGCCATCGAAATCAATCGCCCCGTCAACCTGCGCAAGTGCCTCCGTGCGCTGGAATTCTGCGATGGAGTCGTGCGGCAAGTCACCGATCAAGAAATGCTCGATGCCAAGGCGAAGGTTGGTGCCGGCGGCTTCGGTTGCGAACCGGCGAGTGCCGCGAGTGTGGCCGGTGCTCGTTTGCTGCGTGACCAAGGAATTATCGGCAGCGACGAACGGGTCGTCTGCATTCTCACCGGCCATCAGCTGAAAGACCCGACGGCCACCGTCGCCTATCACACGACCGATCAAGAACAGTTCAACAAAGTGCTCGGCAGCCGCGGCGTCAAACGGGCCTCGTTCGCCAACCGAGCTGTCGCAGTACCCAATGACCTCGGCGAAATCATCAAAGCGATTCAACTGTATAGTTAG
- a CDS encoding ABC transporter ATP-binding protein, giving the protein MASLQLLGVTKVFANRETTGSVGGVQAVQQVDWEVGDGELLVLFGPSGSGKTTLLRMIAGLEQPSAGRVLMDGVDVTHSSPRERNVALVFQTGSLYGHLTVAQNLAFGLERQNGGWLSGWTGKSSCGSESALSSEQIAERVRDVAERVGIAPWLQRRPAELSGGQQQRVALARALIRRPKLLLLDEPLASLDGPIRLALARELKQQLREQGLTAIHVTHDLTEALTLADRVAVLIDGQLRQLASPREVYDRPADRQVAELFSPRGLNAWVGHLSVNERGWQFAADDGSLQAARLELVAELAITKEASRRVVMALRPEDCDIASASATQIERADCTLEVVPAAGSQVVAEWLGSDCFGSLLLEPRSAGRLVFRWNEALLGAIQPESRLRVLGRRVLWFEETGKRTTLEQLTGRQDEHESR; this is encoded by the coding sequence ATGGCCAGCTTGCAACTCCTTGGCGTGACAAAGGTTTTCGCGAATCGCGAGACCACTGGAAGTGTCGGGGGAGTGCAGGCGGTACAACAGGTCGATTGGGAAGTTGGCGATGGCGAGTTGCTGGTTTTGTTCGGCCCCAGCGGGTCGGGCAAGACGACACTCCTGCGAATGATTGCAGGGCTGGAGCAACCCTCTGCCGGGCGGGTTTTGATGGACGGCGTCGATGTGACGCATTCATCGCCGCGCGAGCGGAACGTCGCGCTGGTTTTCCAGACCGGCAGCTTGTATGGCCATCTCACTGTCGCGCAGAACCTGGCCTTCGGCCTGGAGCGGCAAAACGGCGGTTGGTTGAGCGGTTGGACAGGTAAGTCGAGTTGTGGTTCGGAGTCAGCACTTTCGAGCGAGCAGATCGCCGAGCGAGTGCGGGACGTGGCGGAACGGGTGGGCATTGCACCTTGGTTGCAGCGTAGACCGGCCGAGTTATCGGGTGGTCAGCAGCAGCGAGTGGCTTTGGCTCGGGCCCTGATTCGTCGGCCGAAGCTACTGTTGCTCGATGAACCACTGGCCAGTCTCGATGGGCCGATTCGGTTGGCGCTGGCGAGAGAGTTGAAGCAGCAGCTGCGCGAGCAGGGTTTGACGGCGATACACGTGACACACGACCTGACCGAGGCCTTGACCTTGGCAGATCGAGTGGCGGTGCTCATCGACGGTCAGTTGCGGCAACTGGCTTCGCCCCGCGAGGTGTACGATCGGCCGGCAGACAGGCAGGTGGCGGAACTATTTTCGCCGCGCGGCTTGAATGCTTGGGTCGGACACTTGTCGGTGAACGAGCGAGGTTGGCAGTTCGCAGCGGACGATGGTTCATTGCAAGCAGCGCGCCTTGAGTTGGTAGCTGAGTTAGCGATAACGAAAGAGGCTTCGCGGCGGGTGGTCATGGCCCTTCGTCCCGAAGATTGCGATATAGCTAGTGCGAGTGCGACCCAGATAGAGCGAGCGGACTGCACGCTGGAAGTAGTTCCAGCTGCCGGTTCGCAAGTCGTCGCAGAGTGGTTGGGTAGCGATTGCTTCGGCAGTCTGTTACTAGAACCGCGAAGTGCCGGGCGCTTGGTATTTCGCTGGAACGAAGCGTTGCTAGGAGCGATTCAGCCCGAGTCGCGACTGCGGGTGCTAGGCCGGCGAGTGCTGTGGTTCGAGGAAACAGGCAAGCGAACAACTTTAGAACAATTGACTGGAAGGCAGGACGAACATGAATCCCGCTGA
- the nusA gene encoding transcription termination factor NusA, with the protein MNPADMLRIVDSIHREKNIEKDVVFQAIESALVSAAKKSFGELAEITLHIDRATGALSGTHNGEVMDPDEISGRIGAQTAKQVIIQKIREAERDSLLGEFGTQIGQMVNGTVTRIEGGATIVALSNNVEAILPRSEQIPGESHQTNERVRAIIFEVKPQGSRVKVVLSRTRPQLVQRLFEQEIPEVSEGVITINAIAREPAHRSKVAVSSTDQRVDCVGACVGIRGNRIKNIVDELSGERIDIIRWSDDPETLIREALKPSEVDQVLLCDMIGRAIVLVREDQLSLAIGRKGQNVRLASKLCGWDIEIMTNDELEQQIDRAVAGFMQIEGMNEELAQRLVEQGYLSYDDLSVIEPDALMEMGSMTEEQVEKIVEQAETLALEAEKVADAEKQRKRIEDNEAAAAGKPVVKGKSANRGPAKAPPPAEAPAAEAAPAVEETPASPAEAAPAAEAPPAE; encoded by the coding sequence ATGAATCCCGCTGACATGCTGCGGATCGTCGATTCGATCCACCGTGAAAAGAACATCGAAAAAGACGTCGTCTTCCAGGCGATCGAGTCTGCGCTCGTCAGCGCGGCCAAGAAGAGCTTCGGCGAATTGGCCGAGATTACCCTGCACATCGATCGTGCCACGGGCGCGCTCTCTGGCACGCACAACGGCGAGGTGATGGACCCTGATGAAATCAGCGGTCGCATTGGCGCTCAAACTGCCAAGCAAGTCATCATTCAAAAGATTCGCGAAGCCGAGCGTGACTCGCTGCTTGGCGAATTTGGCACGCAGATTGGCCAGATGGTCAACGGCACCGTCACGCGCATCGAAGGTGGTGCTACGATAGTTGCCCTCAGCAACAATGTGGAAGCGATTCTGCCCCGCTCCGAACAAATCCCTGGCGAGTCGCACCAGACCAACGAACGGGTCCGCGCGATCATCTTCGAAGTGAAGCCACAAGGAAGCCGCGTGAAAGTGGTGCTTAGCCGCACCCGCCCGCAACTCGTGCAGCGACTGTTCGAACAAGAAATTCCTGAAGTCTCGGAAGGTGTAATCACCATCAACGCGATTGCGCGCGAACCGGCTCACCGCAGCAAGGTGGCCGTCAGCAGCACCGATCAACGTGTGGATTGCGTCGGCGCTTGCGTTGGAATTCGCGGCAATCGGATCAAGAACATCGTCGACGAATTGTCGGGCGAGCGGATCGATATCATCCGCTGGAGCGACGATCCCGAAACGCTGATTCGCGAAGCACTCAAGCCTTCGGAAGTCGACCAGGTTCTGCTCTGCGATATGATCGGCCGCGCCATCGTGCTGGTTCGCGAAGATCAGCTGTCGCTGGCCATTGGCCGTAAGGGTCAGAACGTTCGTCTCGCCAGCAAGCTGTGCGGCTGGGACATCGAAATCATGACCAACGACGAACTCGAGCAGCAGATCGATCGCGCGGTCGCCGGGTTCATGCAGATCGAAGGGATGAACGAAGAGTTGGCCCAGCGGTTGGTCGAACAGGGCTACCTGTCGTACGACGATCTCTCGGTGATCGAACCCGATGCCCTCATGGAAATGGGGAGCATGACGGAAGAACAGGTCGAGAAGATCGTCGAGCAAGCGGAAACGCTCGCGCTGGAAGCTGAAAAGGTTGCCGACGCCGAGAAGCAGCGCAAGCGGATCGAAGACAACGAAGCGGCTGCTGCTGGCAAGCCCGTTGTGAAGGGCAAGTCTGCCAACCGTGGTCCAGCGAAGGCTCCGCCACCGGCTGAAGCCCCTGCCGCCGAAGCTGCGCCAGCAGTTGAAGAAACGCCGGCATCACCCGCTGAAGCTGCTCCTGCTGCGGAAGCGCCACCCGCAGAATAA
- the sppA gene encoding signal peptide peptidase SppA: MSQASPNYPPQPIVIYQSGAGFWKLAAVFGWVGLFIAGLIVIGQWSALAEYFDVTNGLEEKYVSGGKFSSDKIAVISIEGVIMEGDGFVKQQIDRVREDKDVKAIIVRVDSPGGTVTGSDYIYHHLKRLREDKGKIPLVVSMGSMAASGGYYVSMAVDDQENVIFAEPTTTTGSIGVIIPHYDLTGLLDKLDVKDDSIASHERKQMLSMTKHISPEHRELIQAYVDESFGRFKNIVKSGRPIFQKDESALDQLATGEIFSADQAVKHGLVDKIGFLEDAVARALELAKLEKDSVRVVKYKRPASLFDIGAMAKAQQGSANISALTGLLEMSTPRAYYLFSAFPTLAASKRAE, encoded by the coding sequence ATGTCCCAAGCATCCCCGAATTATCCGCCGCAGCCCATTGTCATCTATCAAAGTGGAGCGGGTTTTTGGAAGCTCGCTGCGGTCTTCGGTTGGGTTGGGCTCTTCATCGCCGGGCTGATCGTCATCGGTCAATGGTCGGCACTGGCCGAATACTTCGACGTGACGAATGGGCTGGAAGAAAAGTACGTCAGCGGCGGCAAGTTCTCGTCCGACAAGATTGCCGTGATCTCCATCGAAGGCGTCATCATGGAAGGGGACGGCTTCGTCAAGCAACAGATCGACCGCGTGCGCGAAGACAAAGACGTGAAGGCGATTATCGTTCGCGTCGACTCTCCCGGCGGCACGGTCACCGGCAGCGACTACATCTATCACCACCTGAAGCGGCTGCGCGAAGACAAGGGAAAGATCCCGCTCGTCGTCAGCATGGGGAGCATGGCTGCCAGCGGCGGTTACTATGTGTCGATGGCCGTCGACGATCAAGAGAACGTCATTTTTGCCGAGCCGACGACGACAACCGGATCCATTGGTGTCATCATTCCGCACTACGACCTGACCGGTTTGCTGGACAAGCTCGATGTAAAAGACGATTCGATCGCCAGCCACGAGCGGAAGCAAATGCTGAGCATGACGAAACACATTTCGCCCGAGCATCGCGAACTGATTCAGGCCTATGTCGACGAAAGCTTCGGCCGCTTCAAGAACATCGTGAAGTCGGGTCGCCCGATCTTTCAGAAGGACGAATCCGCTCTCGACCAACTCGCCACCGGCGAGATCTTCTCGGCCGACCAGGCGGTGAAGCATGGGCTCGTCGACAAAATCGGCTTTCTCGAAGATGCCGTGGCTCGCGCGCTGGAACTGGCCAAGCTGGAGAAAGACAGCGTCCGCGTCGTGAAGTACAAGCGACCCGCATCACTCTTCGACATCGGTGCCATGGCGAAAGCCCAACAAGGAAGCGCGAACATTTCGGCGCTCACGGGCCTGCTCGAAATGTCGACGCCGCGAGCTTATTACCTGTTTTCGGCGTTTCCCACGCTGGCTGCGAGCAAACGCGCGGAGTAA
- a CDS encoding PA0069 family radical SAM protein → MPDETPHRYVARAATVNPPNRFEHSRQEADHEHGFAEDEQLPGERRKVETEFLPDRAETLIRENDSPDVSFRFSLNAYRGCEHGCVYCYARPGHETLGMNAGLDFETRVLVKFDAARILRRELNKKKWQPEPIMISGVTDCYQPAERRFRLTRGILEVLLEAEHPLTMITKNSLILRDLDLLRPLAERKLVGVGISITTLDADLARTMEPRTATPAAKLRAIRELTSAGVSVRVMVAPIIPGLNDHEVPAILAAAKAAGAHNAGYVMLRLPWAVAPIFSAWLLEHRPLQADKVESLLREVRGGKLYDAEFGQRMTGTGPYADSVRTTFQAFCRKLGLDQPSPALDCSRFRPPRLPGGQGQLF, encoded by the coding sequence ATGCCTGACGAAACTCCCCACCGCTATGTTGCCCGCGCGGCGACCGTGAATCCGCCGAATCGCTTCGAGCATTCGCGGCAAGAGGCCGATCATGAGCATGGGTTTGCTGAAGATGAACAACTGCCAGGCGAGCGAAGGAAGGTCGAGACGGAATTCTTGCCCGACCGGGCAGAAACGTTGATTCGCGAGAACGACAGCCCGGATGTTTCGTTTCGCTTCAGCCTCAATGCCTATCGCGGCTGCGAACATGGCTGCGTTTATTGTTACGCCCGGCCCGGGCACGAAACATTGGGAATGAATGCGGGGCTCGATTTCGAAACGCGCGTGCTGGTGAAGTTCGATGCGGCGCGAATCCTCCGTCGCGAGCTGAACAAGAAGAAGTGGCAGCCCGAGCCAATCATGATCTCGGGCGTAACCGACTGCTACCAGCCTGCGGAACGACGCTTCCGACTAACGCGGGGCATTTTGGAGGTGCTGCTCGAAGCGGAACATCCGCTGACGATGATTACCAAGAACTCGCTCATTCTCCGCGATCTCGACCTGTTGCGACCTTTGGCCGAGCGCAAGCTGGTCGGTGTGGGCATTAGCATCACCACGCTCGATGCAGACCTGGCTCGGACCATGGAACCGCGAACCGCCACGCCCGCGGCCAAGTTGCGGGCGATTCGCGAATTGACCTCAGCTGGTGTATCTGTGCGGGTGATGGTCGCGCCGATCATTCCAGGCTTGAACGATCACGAAGTGCCGGCGATTCTGGCCGCGGCGAAAGCAGCTGGTGCGCACAACGCCGGCTATGTCATGCTCCGGTTGCCCTGGGCCGTCGCTCCCATCTTTAGCGCTTGGCTGCTCGAACATCGCCCGTTGCAGGCCGACAAAGTAGAGTCGCTGCTGCGCGAAGTGCGGGGCGGCAAACTCTACGATGCAGAGTTCGGCCAGCGCATGACCGGAACCGGCCCGTACGCCGATAGTGTGCGAACCACCTTTCAAGCGTTCTGCCGCAAACTGGGTCTCGATCAACCTTCGCCAGCGCTCGATTGCAGTCGCTTTCGCCCCCCGCGCTTGCCGGGTGGACAGGGGCAGTTGTTTTAG
- a CDS encoding neutral/alkaline non-lysosomal ceramidase N-terminal domain-containing protein: MRHESPQSVCRFGIARGDITPPVGIYHRMWGAATHERAAGVHRPLVASAVVIAPLSSAATDNRALITLDHCLLGETEIELLKSTIEEIAGTRAKQLLITFTHTHGAGLMSLDRKNLPGGELIGPYLREVASRCGQLVLQANEQLAEATITYGMGHCSLATNRDFWDADRKQFVCGFNPSLPADDTVVVARVTNEAGKILATFVNYACHPTTLAWENQLISPDFIGALRETVERETGSAPCIFLQGASAEIGPREGFVGDVAVADRNGRQLAYAVLEALTALPPAGTTYVYQGPTISGATLGTWKDEPWSEARRAQASTLAWQNTELALSYRQDRPSRAEVEATLEKQQQVELEALAAGDQAEARDAHALVERQTRMLRRLDELPPDQYPYVIQAWRLGDAIWLGVRGELYSGLQTAVRRAHPETPIIVMTLVDGWGPSYIVPRESYGRGLYQESVAVLAPGTFEQVVAAATQLVNQLIGS, from the coding sequence ATGCGCCACGAATCGCCCCAATCTGTCTGCCGCTTCGGCATTGCTCGCGGCGATATCACGCCGCCGGTTGGCATCTATCACCGCATGTGGGGTGCGGCCACGCACGAGAGAGCAGCGGGCGTGCATCGCCCGCTCGTGGCTTCGGCGGTTGTGATTGCGCCCCTCAGCAGTGCAGCGACCGATAACCGGGCGCTCATTACGCTCGATCATTGTTTACTCGGCGAGACAGAAATCGAGCTGCTGAAATCGACGATTGAAGAAATTGCCGGCACGCGTGCGAAACAGTTATTGATCACATTCACGCATACGCACGGTGCTGGGCTGATGAGCCTGGACCGCAAGAACTTGCCGGGGGGTGAGCTGATTGGTCCCTATCTGCGCGAGGTGGCCAGCCGCTGCGGCCAATTGGTCCTGCAGGCCAACGAGCAACTCGCAGAAGCCACGATCACCTATGGCATGGGCCACTGTTCGCTGGCGACGAATCGCGACTTTTGGGATGCAGATCGCAAGCAGTTCGTGTGCGGCTTCAATCCCTCACTACCCGCGGACGACACAGTCGTCGTCGCGCGCGTGACGAACGAAGCGGGGAAAATTCTCGCCACCTTTGTCAACTACGCCTGCCACCCCACCACACTTGCTTGGGAAAATCAGCTGATTAGTCCCGACTTCATCGGCGCGCTGCGCGAAACGGTCGAACGCGAAACGGGCTCTGCGCCGTGCATCTTTCTGCAAGGCGCTTCGGCCGAGATTGGCCCCCGCGAAGGTTTCGTCGGTGATGTGGCAGTCGCCGATCGCAACGGCAGACAGTTGGCCTATGCAGTGCTCGAAGCTCTTACTGCACTTCCCCCAGCGGGCACGACCTATGTCTATCAAGGACCGACCATCTCCGGTGCCACGCTGGGTACTTGGAAGGACGAACCGTGGAGCGAGGCCCGCCGCGCACAGGCAAGCACCCTCGCCTGGCAGAATACCGAACTCGCTCTTTCTTATCGGCAAGATCGCCCCAGCCGCGCCGAGGTCGAAGCGACATTGGAAAAGCAGCAGCAAGTGGAACTGGAAGCCCTGGCTGCTGGCGATCAAGCCGAGGCCCGCGATGCTCACGCGCTGGTCGAACGGCAAACGCGGATGCTGCGCCGCCTGGATGAGTTGCCGCCGGATCAATATCCGTACGTCATTCAAGCCTGGCGGTTGGGCGATGCGATTTGGCTCGGGGTACGCGGAGAGTTGTACAGCGGTCTGCAAACGGCAGTGCGCCGCGCGCATCCGGAAACGCCAATCATTGTGATGACACTCGTCGATGGCTGGGGCCCATCGTATATTGTGCCTCGCGAGAGTTATGGCCGCGGTTTGTATCAAGAGTCGGTGGCGGTCCTCGCCCCGGGCACGTTTGAGCAGGTGGTCGCCGCGGCAACCCAACTCGTGAATCAATTAATCGGTTCCTAA
- a CDS encoding enolase C-terminal domain-like protein, which yields MKITRIEPLVCHARMRNWIFVKVHTDQPGLFGWGEATLEWHTRAVVGAIEDLSQLVVGEDPTRIEHLWQMMHRQHFWHGNGIVRSTAIAGIDIALWDILGKVANMPCSKLWGGPVRDHVRTYCHLGGGRMEDFYETPVDNAKRFAELAQQAVADGYTAFKSMAVPSTLPLEGMKPVRAAEAAVRAMREAVGEEIDIMVDCHARPSPAMGLQFGKALEPYHLYFFEEPCWPESIEGLAMINRELVAPVATGERLTHLAQFRDLFAARGCEVCQLDITHCGGLSEARRIAALAEAHRIALAPHNPQGPVSTAASLEFGFAQPSYIICETVHNDVPWRADVVQEGFTIDPKGRIVRPNQRPGLGIEIDEAEVKKHPFEQEVLQRVFLSDGSVGDW from the coding sequence ATGAAAATTACGCGCATTGAGCCCCTCGTTTGCCACGCCCGCATGCGGAATTGGATCTTCGTCAAAGTTCACACCGATCAGCCTGGGCTGTTTGGCTGGGGCGAAGCGACGCTCGAATGGCACACGCGGGCTGTCGTCGGCGCGATCGAAGATTTATCGCAGTTAGTAGTCGGCGAAGATCCCACGCGCATCGAACACTTGTGGCAGATGATGCACCGCCAGCACTTCTGGCACGGCAACGGCATCGTGCGTTCGACCGCGATTGCCGGCATCGATATCGCGCTCTGGGATATTCTCGGCAAAGTCGCCAACATGCCTTGCAGCAAGCTGTGGGGCGGACCGGTTCGCGATCATGTGCGGACGTATTGCCATCTTGGCGGCGGGCGGATGGAAGATTTTTACGAAACGCCCGTCGACAATGCCAAGCGGTTTGCAGAACTCGCGCAGCAGGCAGTTGCCGATGGTTACACTGCCTTCAAGAGTATGGCGGTCCCTTCGACCTTGCCGCTGGAGGGAATGAAGCCAGTTCGCGCAGCTGAAGCAGCCGTTCGCGCCATGCGTGAAGCTGTAGGGGAAGAGATCGACATCATGGTCGATTGCCACGCGCGGCCGTCACCGGCGATGGGCCTGCAGTTTGGCAAGGCGCTCGAGCCTTATCATCTGTACTTCTTCGAAGAACCTTGCTGGCCGGAGAGCATCGAAGGTCTGGCGATGATTAACCGCGAGCTCGTAGCTCCAGTAGCAACCGGCGAGCGGCTGACGCATCTGGCTCAGTTTCGCGACTTGTTCGCCGCTCGGGGCTGCGAAGTTTGCCAGCTCGATATTACTCACTGCGGCGGTTTGTCCGAAGCGCGTCGCATCGCCGCGCTGGCCGAAGCTCATCGCATTGCGCTTGCGCCGCACAATCCGCAGGGGCCAGTCAGCACGGCCGCGTCGTTGGAGTTTGGCTTTGCCCAGCCCAGCTACATCATCTGCGAGACGGTCCACAACGATGTGCCGTGGCGAGCAGATGTGGTGCAAGAAGGATTTACGATTGACCCGAAGGGGCGCATCGTGCGGCCGAATCAGCGGCCGGGTCTCGGCATCGAAATCGACGAGGCCGAAGTGAAGAAGCACCCCTTCGAACAAGAGGTGCTGCAGCGAGTCTTTCTCAGCGATGGCAGCGTGGGCGATTGGTAG
- the trmB gene encoding tRNA (guanosine(46)-N7)-methyltransferase TrmB codes for MGRRALPKIDPQLDLSRHLLTASELPKPFAPATLFGHSSPVEVEVGSGKGLFLLSASGERPEHDFFGVEVAMKYARFAASRLARAGRTNALMAQGDALAFFREWVTDSSLHAVHVYFPDPWWKKKHRRRRVMNEAFLHDVIRTLIPGGKLHFWTDVEEYFQTSLELIAQLPPHPAGKLLGPLAVPESPAEHNLDYRTHFERRMRLHELPVYRSEFSKEATPAIPAPA; via the coding sequence GTGGGCCGACGTGCTCTTCCCAAAATCGATCCGCAGCTGGATCTCAGCCGGCACCTCCTCACGGCGAGCGAACTTCCCAAGCCGTTCGCGCCCGCAACACTCTTTGGCCATTCCTCACCGGTCGAAGTCGAAGTCGGTAGTGGCAAGGGACTATTCCTGCTGAGCGCTTCGGGCGAGCGGCCCGAACACGATTTTTTTGGCGTCGAAGTGGCGATGAAATATGCCCGCTTCGCAGCGTCACGCCTAGCGCGCGCGGGCCGCACCAACGCGCTGATGGCGCAAGGCGACGCGCTCGCCTTCTTTCGCGAGTGGGTCACCGACAGTTCGTTGCACGCGGTGCACGTTTACTTTCCCGATCCGTGGTGGAAGAAGAAACATCGTCGCCGGCGCGTGATGAACGAAGCATTCTTGCACGACGTGATTCGGACGCTGATTCCCGGCGGCAAGCTCCACTTTTGGACCGATGTCGAAGAGTATTTTCAAACGTCGCTGGAACTGATTGCACAGTTGCCGCCGCATCCCGCCGGCAAACTCCTCGGGCCACTCGCAGTGCCTGAATCGCCAGCCGAACACAACCTCGACTATCGCACGCACTTCGAGCGCCGCATGCGTCTGCATGAGTTGCCCGTCTATCGGTCGGAGTTCTCAAAAGAAGCGACTCCGGCAATACCTGCGCCGGCATAG